The DNA segment CGTTTCTGGCACGTTTGATGTGCCTAAAATTTGCTTATTTAAAAGAGCGTTTAGCATTGTTGATTTACCAGCATTGATCACGCCAGTCACTGCTACGTTAAATTTTAGCTCATCTAGTTTTTGCTTTTGAGCATATAGCCTAGTCTTATTTTGCTCATCGCAGATAGACAATAGCCTTAAATACAGCTCATCTAGCATTTTTGAACGCTCTTGAAAATAGTGCTTTTTTGCATTTATTTGCTCTGTTTTAAGCTCTGTTTGTTCTAGTGAGTTTATGAAATTTTCTAAATTTTCTAGCTCGGACGCGGTTATGATGTTATTTTCGTTTATTAACTTGAGTGATTTTAGTAGCGTTGTTTTTGAAATTTTAGACTGCTTTATTGCATTTATAGTGCCAACTTGTGCGGTTTGAACGCTAAACAAATCTGCTCTTAGATTAAGCTTATAAAGAATATCTCTAAATTCGTTTAGTGCTATAAATCTATCGTAGTTTTTGATATTTGTTGCCATTATTATGGCAAGTAATTGCTCATCTGTGATTATCGTGGTTTTTGTATCTAAAAAAAGCTTCGGCTCGTCCCAAATTTCACTTAAAAATTTATTCATTTTCGCTCTTAGTTTTTAAATTTACAGATTTTAGTGAAATTTTGCTTAAAATGGTGTTTTTAAATAGGGGCAAAAGCCCCAAAAATTAAGAAAAAAGCGGTTTTATCTGCTCTATCCAGGCAAGAATTCTCTCTTCAGTTTTCTCGCTTTCATTATCAGCGTCAAGTGCAAGGCCTACAAATTTACCATCTCTAACAGCGTCAGAGCCGTCAAATGTATAGCCATCAGTAGATACGCTACCAACGGCTTTTGCTCCTTGTTTTACGAATGCGTCGTAGAGTTTTGCCATACCATTGCAGTATTCATCAGAGTAGCTTTGGCTATCTCCCATACCAAAAAATGCTACCACTTTTCCATTTAGATTTAGTGCAGAAAAATCAAAAGAGTCCCAGTCATCCTGCAAGTCGCCGCTTCCCCAGGTCGAGGTGCCTACTATTAGCTTATCATAGCTATTTATTTTTGCTGGATTTACGTCTGTCACGTTTAAAACTTCGTTTTCTAGACCTAAATTTTCGCCTATGAACTCAGCAGCCTCCTCGGTATTTCCCATACTGCTACCAAATATAATGCCTATCATTTTTATCCTTTTAGAAAATTTTATTACTTATTGTATAAGGCACGATTTTTATGCATTTATCAGCAAAATTACAATGCCTAACCTCTATATGTCGCTTAAAATTGCTATGTCTTGGCGTAACGACATACACACTCTCGCACTTTTCATTTTGTAAAAATTGTGTCGCATACTCTATTTCACGAGCTAATTGATTGCTATTTTCTATATTAAACTCTTTAAAGCTTGGTATGATACAAAGTTTTTGCTTCATATTACCGCTTTCTATGATGATAGCAGAGTCTTGAAAATAGACATTTTTATCAAAATGTTTCTTTGATATTTTATCATAAACAAACTGAGAAAACATAAAATTTGCGTCAAAAATAAGCTCAAATTCGCCATTTGTATAAAGCATTTTAATAAGTTTGGCGACCTTGTATTTTGGCTCTTTTGCAATCTTTTTAATGTTTGAAAAATTTTGATTTTTATACGAGATAATAAGCTTATTTGACGTTATGCAAAATTCTTTTAGTGTATTCTTTTTAAGCGTCGTATTTGATAAAAGATCGTCAATGTATGCACTAAATGCCTCTTTGATACTATTTGATAGGGCGTATTTTATGGGTATTTGAAAATTCTTATCAACACAGGCGTTGTAAAGGACTAAAAAATTATAAAGCCTAGCCCGTTTGCTAAGCTTTAAAAAAATACTTGGAGTTGTTTCGCCAATATCTAATAAATGTCCAAATTTCATTGATTAAGCTTTGCATCCAAATTCCTTATCTAGCCCAAAGACTTTGCAGTATTCGCAAAATACGCAACTCACGCTTCTTTTGGCACATACAATAGGTATGTTTCGTTTTTTGGCTTGTGTTTTGATTGTTTTCATTGTGTTGTGGTTTAAAAAGCTTGTAAGCATTACCACGCACTCCGTATCTTGCGGGATTGGTTTGCGATTTACTCGGTTTTCGTTTCTTGCGTCCCAGTGCTCTATTTTGTTTGCACCTAAGTCTTGTAAAACGGCTTTTATCGGGGTTATCTCATCTGCACCTATTACCAACACTGACATTTTTAGTTCTCCTGTTTATTATTTTGATATTTGTTATTATAATATAAGAAAACTAAAATTTTACTTATTTATGATATTTGTTATCATAAATTAACCTCTTCTTAGCTTATATGCAAGAGGTATTTTAACTACAACATCATTATCAAGTCTTGGAAAGTCTTTTGTAGCTTTTTTAATAGTGTCGATAGCACCATTGTCAAGTAGGCTAAAATTTGAGCTGTCTATTATCTTTATATCGCTCACGCTTCCGTCCCTGTGTAGCTTAAAGCTCACTTTTACGACACCTTGCTGATTTAGTTTTAGTGCGTTATTTGGGTATTTTTGGTGTTTTGCTAAGGCTTGTTTTATCTTGATATATCGCTCATCGTTTGCAGAGGTTTCCATATTTAGCTCGCCTATCGTTGGTGCACCGCCTAAAGCATTTGTGTTTGCTTGATTTTGAGATGGCACACTTTGGCTTGGAGTGGCTATTTGTTCGTTGCTTGTGACAACTGGTGGAGCTGGTGGTGTCGGCTCTATTTTTTCAATAGGCTTTGGTTTTTCTTTTTTTACCGGTTTTGGTTTTGGTGCTGGTTTAGGCTTTTCTTGTGGTATTATCTTTTTTGGTTCTGGCTTTGTTATAGGTGGCGGTGGTGGGGCAGGTGGGGCTGGAGCCGGTTCTGGTGCAAAAACTGGAGCCGAGATAGGCTTAAAAGAATTTACGCTTATTTTTAGTGGCTTTGCTTCGTTAAATTTTGGCTCTATAAATGGGTGTTTTAAGAAAAACACCGCAACGACAACAGCGTGTATAATTAGTGATACACTAAAGCCAACATTGCTAGATAGCCTACTCAGACACTGTCGTGATTGCAAAATTTTCGTGCCCTTTCTCTTTTAAAATATCTATGATTTTAACAAAGCTGTTGAATTTACTCTCTTTGTCACTTTTAAGCTCTATTAGCGTTGTTTGCTCAATAGGCATTAGTTTTTCTTTTAAATTCTCTTCTGGTGTTTGTATGTCATCTATGAAAATTTTATTATCTTTATCCACGACGATGACTACTTTTTTTTCATCTTTTTGCTCTTTTGTAGCAGAATTTGCACTTGGCAAATCAACTTGTATTTTACCCTGGGCTATAAAAGTGGATATGGATAGAACAATGGCAAGCAAAACCAGCATAATATCGATAAAAGGAACGACATTAAGCCCATCTTTTTTAATTGATTTCATCTTTTACCTTGTATCTATTTAGTAAAATTTCAGCTTTTCTAGATAGTCCATTATAGATCATTAGAGTTGGTATGGCTACAAGTAGTCCAAACGCCGTTGCCTTAAGTGCTAGAGATAGTCCGACCATAATGCTTTTTGTATCTATGCCACCACTTACGCCCATATCATAAAACGTTATCATAATACCAGCAACCGTGCCCAAAAGTCCTATATATGGGGCGTTTGAGTATATTATGTAAAGCGTGGTTAAATTTTTAGTCAAAGCCTCTTCTAGACTCTCCTGATTTTCAAAAGCTTTGATATCAATTTTTGCATAGTAAATCACTCTTTCTATGCTAAACCAAACTACTAAAAAGCTCATAAAGCCTAAAATCGCGATGATAAAGTAATCAACATTGTGTTTTAGAAATTCCATAAATTTTAAATCTCCTTAAAATTTTTGGTTATTATATCTTATATTGATAACTAAAGTCAATAATAGCAGGTTTTAAGGATTAATTTTTAAGCTCGTCAAGTAAATTTTGCAAACTTGTGCTATTTAAATTTTGCTCCAGTGCTTTTTGTGCGTTTTGAAATTTTGGCTCTAAAAGGGCGTCTATCCTACCACCAAGCGGACACGCAGCTGGAGCGTTTTGGTGTATTTTAAATAGATTTTGCTTATCGTTTATGGCTGTATAAATTTGATATAAGGTTATGTCTTTTGGCTCTTTTGATAGCGTTATTCCGCCAATTCCACGAGCGACTTGGATTAACCCTGCTGATTTTAAAAGTGCTATGATATTGCGAACGATTACTGGATTTGTGCCTATCGTTTGGGCTAAAAATTCGCTCGTGTTTTTTTCGTCTTTAAAAAATTCCACGCTTAATAAAATATGAATTGCGGTTGAAAATTTCACTCCGATTTGCATTTTTTCTCCAAATTTTTTGGGCTAATTATAGCCCAAAAAATCTATTTTTCTAAAACACTAAAACGTTTGCCAATAAATTTTGCGTTTTTTAGCTCATCAACCATAGCTATCGCGTAGTCAGCATAGCTTATCTTGCTCTCGCCTTTGCTATTTAGTGTAAATTTCTCCCCGGCTATGATATACTCGCCAGTTTTTGGTGCGTCTGGCTCAAACTCTGCCGCTGGGCTAAGATAGGTCCATTTTACGTCATTTCTCTTTCTAAGCTCATTTAGTCCAGCTTTCATCGCACTTGCGACAGGTTTGTAATCAC comes from the Campylobacter mucosalis genome and includes:
- the fldA gene encoding flavodoxin FldA; the encoded protein is MIGIIFGSSMGNTEEAAEFIGENLGLENEVLNVTDVNPAKINSYDKLIVGTSTWGSGDLQDDWDSFDFSALNLNGKVVAFFGMGDSQSYSDEYCNGMAKLYDAFVKQGAKAVGSVSTDGYTFDGSDAVRDGKFVGLALDADNESEKTEERILAWIEQIKPLFS
- a CDS encoding DUF2325 domain-containing protein is translated as MSVLVIGADEITPIKAVLQDLGANKIEHWDARNENRVNRKPIPQDTECVVMLTSFLNHNTMKTIKTQAKKRNIPIVCAKRSVSCVFCEYCKVFGLDKEFGCKA
- a CDS encoding energy transducer TonB, encoding MQSRQCLSRLSSNVGFSVSLIIHAVVVAVFFLKHPFIEPKFNEAKPLKISVNSFKPISAPVFAPEPAPAPPAPPPPPITKPEPKKIIPQEKPKPAPKPKPVKKEKPKPIEKIEPTPPAPPVVTSNEQIATPSQSVPSQNQANTNALGGAPTIGELNMETSANDERYIKIKQALAKHQKYPNNALKLNQQGVVKVSFKLHRDGSVSDIKIIDSSNFSLLDNGAIDTIKKATKDFPRLDNDVVVKIPLAYKLRRG
- the exbD gene encoding TonB system transport protein ExbD → MKSIKKDGLNVVPFIDIMLVLLAIVLSISTFIAQGKIQVDLPSANSATKEQKDEKKVVIVVDKDNKIFIDDIQTPEENLKEKLMPIEQTTLIELKSDKESKFNSFVKIIDILKEKGHENFAITTVSE
- the exbB gene encoding TonB-system energizer ExbB, with product MEFLKHNVDYFIIAILGFMSFLVVWFSIERVIYYAKIDIKAFENQESLEEALTKNLTTLYIIYSNAPYIGLLGTVAGIMITFYDMGVSGGIDTKSIMVGLSLALKATAFGLLVAIPTLMIYNGLSRKAEILLNRYKVKDEIN
- a CDS encoding Rrf2 family transcriptional regulator, whose protein sequence is MQIGVKFSTAIHILLSVEFFKDEKNTSEFLAQTIGTNPVIVRNIIALLKSAGLIQVARGIGGITLSKEPKDITLYQIYTAINDKQNLFKIHQNAPAACPLGGRIDALLEPKFQNAQKALEQNLNSTSLQNLLDELKN